In Niveispirillum cyanobacteriorum, the following proteins share a genomic window:
- a CDS encoding xanthine dehydrogenase family protein molybdopterin-binding subunit encodes MELSRRGFLLLSAGTGFTLGFGALPAQGMPSPGFGPWIRIAPDGVVTALSNISDIGQGTHTGLAQAVAEELAVPFASVRVEMAPVEKAFFNQGNKKYAVYSSIGLRTNLRPLRMAAAGARQMLAEAAAIRFGVPVDQVVMHEGTASHAPTRRSLPYSALLADAVKLTPPTEPKLTPRTEWKVLGQSLPRLDIPAKVDGSTVYGLDVNLPGMLTAVVTHAPTFGGVLLSVDEAPALVVRGVRKVLRLPGALAVVGDGYWPAAKGLAALSPEWGPGPNAAIDSETLSRQLRDAAMAGQGYSFPVTEMQGTNITATAQALAGAAHVVDTLYEVPFLAHATMEPMHCTIQLRPAAAEIWLSTQTQSDTQAALARLLGLEPEQVIVNGMPAGGGFGRRLEHDFVLQAGHLAKALAADGITAPVKMIWPRETDMRSGYFRPAVAARVRLALGADGMPMGLRCDNANPSLLQHTGLIFAVGRSAGDWTVGMGVVRQSYVIPALHLTWTRVDPGVPVGFWRSVGSSQNCMFMETTIDQAARHLGADPVAYRRRLLVGKDRALTFMNRLTEAAGWGRPLPAGHALGFAMGEANNSISGHVVELSIPEPGKFRLHRIWVGIDPGVVANPQAVEAQVMGGTIFGLSAALTGEITLKDGMVEQSNFDTYPLVALAQVPPMEVLVIGNNTAAGGVGEEGVPSIAPAIANALFALTGTPITRLPLTRAGWAMV; translated from the coding sequence ATGGAATTGTCGCGCCGCGGTTTCCTGTTGCTGTCGGCGGGCACGGGTTTCACCTTGGGTTTCGGTGCACTACCGGCGCAGGGCATGCCGTCACCGGGCTTCGGTCCCTGGATCCGTATCGCACCCGACGGGGTGGTAACCGCACTCAGCAATATCAGCGATATTGGTCAGGGCACACATACGGGTCTAGCGCAGGCGGTAGCGGAGGAACTGGCCGTTCCGTTTGCATCCGTGCGGGTGGAAATGGCGCCTGTGGAGAAGGCCTTTTTCAACCAGGGCAACAAGAAATACGCCGTCTATAGCAGCATTGGGCTACGCACCAACCTGCGTCCGCTGAGGATGGCAGCGGCCGGGGCGCGGCAGATGTTGGCTGAGGCGGCAGCCATACGCTTTGGCGTGCCCGTGGATCAGGTGGTGATGCATGAAGGCACAGCATCGCACGCGCCAACTCGTCGGTCGCTGCCCTATTCCGCCCTGCTGGCCGATGCCGTCAAGCTGACGCCCCCGACAGAGCCAAAGCTGACGCCGCGTACCGAATGGAAGGTGCTGGGCCAGTCACTGCCGCGGTTGGATATTCCCGCCAAGGTGGATGGCAGCACGGTTTATGGCCTGGATGTAAATCTGCCCGGCATGCTGACGGCGGTCGTTACCCACGCTCCCACCTTCGGCGGCGTGTTGCTGTCGGTGGACGAAGCGCCGGCCCTGGTGGTGCGCGGGGTGCGCAAGGTGTTGCGTCTCCCGGGTGCCCTGGCGGTTGTTGGCGATGGCTATTGGCCCGCCGCCAAAGGGCTGGCCGCGCTGTCGCCAGAATGGGGACCGGGACCGAATGCCGCCATCGATAGCGAAACCCTGTCCCGGCAGCTGCGCGATGCTGCTATGGCGGGCCAGGGCTATAGCTTTCCGGTGACGGAGATGCAGGGCACCAACATCACCGCCACCGCGCAGGCCCTGGCGGGTGCCGCCCATGTCGTGGATACGCTGTATGAAGTGCCGTTCCTGGCCCATGCCACGATGGAGCCGATGCATTGCACCATCCAACTGCGCCCCGCCGCCGCCGAGATCTGGCTGTCGACCCAGACGCAAAGCGATACGCAGGCCGCCCTGGCCAGGCTGCTGGGGCTGGAGCCGGAGCAGGTGATTGTGAACGGCATGCCCGCCGGTGGCGGCTTTGGGCGTCGGTTGGAGCATGATTTCGTGTTGCAGGCCGGACATCTGGCCAAGGCGTTGGCCGCCGATGGCATCACGGCGCCAGTCAAGATGATCTGGCCACGGGAAACCGATATGCGGTCAGGCTATTTCCGTCCCGCCGTGGCGGCGCGCGTGCGGCTGGCGCTGGGTGCCGACGGGATGCCCATGGGCCTGCGTTGCGACAATGCCAACCCGTCGCTGCTGCAGCATACCGGTCTGATTTTCGCGGTCGGGCGGTCGGCAGGCGACTGGACAGTCGGCATGGGGGTGGTGCGGCAATCCTATGTGATACCGGCCCTGCACTTGACCTGGACCCGTGTCGATCCTGGTGTTCCTGTCGGGTTCTGGCGGTCGGTCGGATCGTCGCAGAATTGCATGTTCATGGAGACGACCATTGATCAGGCAGCCCGGCATCTGGGGGCTGACCCGGTTGCCTATCGCCGCCGGCTGTTGGTGGGAAAGGACCGGGCGCTGACATTCATGAATCGCCTGACAGAGGCGGCCGGCTGGGGCCGACCGTTGCCTGCTGGTCATGCGTTGGGCTTTGCCATGGGGGAGGCGAACAACTCCATCTCGGGCCATGTCGTGGAACTATCGATCCCTGAACCGGGCAAGTTCCGTCTGCACCGCATCTGGGTCGGCATTGATCCCGGTGTGGTGGCCAATCCACAGGCAGTGGAAGCCCAGGTGATGGGCGGTACCATCTTCGGCCTGTCTGCGGCACTGACAGGGGAAATCACCTTGAAGGACGGGATGGTCGAACAGTCGAATTTCGACACCTATCCCCTGGTCGCGCTGGCGCAGGTGCCGCCGATGGAGGTTCTGGTCATTGGCAACAATACCGCCGCTGGCGGGGTGGGGGAGGAAGGGGTGCCCTCCATTGCCCCCGCCATCGCCAACGCCCTGTTTGCGCTGACCGGAACGCCGATCACCCGACTGCCGCTGACGCGGGCCGGGTGGGCGATGGTGTAG
- a CDS encoding DUF1501 domain-containing protein, protein MMLHRRHFIATAGAAGLLAASSPRLSLAAAGTDRRLVLIVLRGAMDGLGAVVPYADPDYRSVRGTLALAEPGQEGGVLDLDGRFGLHPVLAPLHEWWGQKQLLAVHAIATPYRDRSHFDAQDLLDTGGIRAGDDSGWLNRALARLDGGGKGLGLSLGQGVPLVLRGSVPVASWAPSPLPEPTMDFMDRVAGLYSNDPVLGPALMAGLGVADMANGMDGNKKRDGGKDRLILAETAGRMLSDPAGPRIATLELSGWDTHVGQGTLQGRLPNALGQLAETMVALRTSMQAVWDQTLIAVVTEFGRTIRPNGTGGTDHGTAGVALLAGGALNGGRVLGDWPGLRDDKLFEGRDLAPTTDMRALLKGVLVGHLGLPAADIDRYVFPEAKSVRALPELVRA, encoded by the coding sequence ATGATGCTGCATCGCCGTCATTTCATCGCCACCGCCGGGGCCGCCGGCTTGCTGGCGGCATCATCCCCGCGCCTGTCGCTGGCGGCGGCGGGGACCGACCGGCGCCTTGTGCTGATCGTGCTGCGCGGGGCCATGGATGGGTTGGGTGCCGTCGTGCCCTATGCCGATCCGGATTACCGGTCGGTGCGCGGCACGCTGGCCTTGGCCGAACCCGGTCAGGAAGGCGGGGTTCTGGACCTGGATGGTCGTTTCGGCCTGCACCCGGTGCTGGCCCCCTTGCATGAATGGTGGGGGCAGAAACAGCTTCTGGCCGTCCATGCCATCGCCACCCCCTATCGCGACCGCAGCCATTTTGATGCGCAGGACCTGCTGGATACCGGCGGTATCCGGGCCGGTGATGACAGCGGCTGGCTGAACCGCGCCCTGGCCCGCCTGGATGGCGGGGGCAAGGGGCTGGGCCTGTCGCTGGGCCAGGGGGTGCCGCTGGTCCTGCGCGGATCGGTGCCGGTGGCCAGTTGGGCCCCGTCACCCCTGCCCGAACCGACCATGGATTTCATGGACCGGGTGGCGGGCCTGTACAGCAACGATCCCGTGCTGGGCCCCGCCCTGATGGCCGGGCTGGGCGTGGCCGACATGGCCAATGGCATGGATGGCAACAAGAAGCGGGATGGCGGCAAGGATCGCCTGATCCTGGCCGAAACGGCGGGCCGTATGCTGTCCGACCCCGCCGGGCCGCGCATCGCCACGCTGGAACTGTCCGGCTGGGACACGCATGTCGGCCAGGGGACGTTGCAGGGCCGCCTGCCCAACGCCCTGGGCCAACTCGCCGAAACCATGGTAGCCCTGCGGACCAGCATGCAGGCTGTCTGGGATCAGACCCTGATCGCCGTGGTCACCGAATTCGGTCGCACCATCCGCCCCAATGGCACCGGCGGTACCGACCATGGCACGGCAGGCGTGGCCCTGCTGGCCGGCGGTGCGCTGAACGGGGGGCGGGTGCTGGGCGACTGGCCGGGTCTGCGCGATGACAAGCTGTTTGAAGGCCGCGACCTGGCCCCTACCACCGACATGCGCGCCCTGCTGAAGGGTGTGCTTGTCGGCCATCTGGGACTGCCGGCGGCGGATATCGACCGCTATGTTTTCCCAGAGGCCAAATCCGTCCGTGCACTGCCGGAACTGGTGAGGGCGTAA
- a CDS encoding DUF1800 domain-containing protein, with the protein MVMTTAPGTLAAHALSRFGFGAGPGDLDRVKSDPRGWVESQLTPRPLPAIVADHQGSAPRVADMAAARKAKGEVEEMAKKRGREQYRADIAIRTRLAAGSDAPLQERLVQFWSNHFTVSTQRPVIAPLGLAYENEAIRPHILGNFRDMARAAILHPAMLIYLDNAQSIGPDSKAGQKRDKGLNENLGREALELHLLGVDGGYHQDDVRAMALVLTGWTLDEERGTATFAPRRHQPGEKVLLGQRIPESGIAEAAAAIDMLCAHPATANHVAQRLARHFIADNPPPAAVTALAKAFRDSRGDLAHVTATLVKMDAAWAQPLAKMRSPNDFITATLRASAAEIPDDRIVNAMNLLGQMPFAAPSPAGWPDKAADWTGPDAILRRIDWSLAFGQRVGAKLDARSFIDTALGDLADDGLRQAVARAPSPAEALGLVLSSPAFQRR; encoded by the coding sequence ATGGTGATGACCACCGCGCCAGGAACCCTGGCCGCGCATGCCTTGTCGCGTTTCGGCTTTGGTGCCGGACCGGGTGACCTGGACAGGGTTAAATCCGATCCGCGCGGCTGGGTCGAAAGCCAGCTCACACCACGCCCCCTTCCTGCCATCGTTGCAGACCATCAAGGCTCTGCCCCGCGTGTCGCCGACATGGCCGCCGCGCGCAAGGCCAAAGGCGAAGTGGAGGAGATGGCGAAGAAGCGTGGGCGCGAGCAGTACCGCGCCGATATCGCGATCCGCACACGACTGGCCGCCGGCAGCGATGCCCCCTTGCAGGAGCGGCTGGTACAGTTCTGGTCGAACCATTTCACGGTATCGACCCAACGCCCGGTGATCGCGCCCCTGGGGCTGGCCTATGAGAATGAGGCCATCCGCCCTCATATCCTGGGTAATTTCCGCGACATGGCGCGGGCCGCCATCCTGCATCCGGCCATGCTGATCTATCTGGACAATGCCCAGTCGATCGGGCCGGACAGCAAGGCCGGGCAGAAACGCGACAAGGGCCTGAACGAGAATCTGGGGCGGGAGGCGCTGGAACTGCACCTGCTGGGTGTCGATGGCGGCTACCATCAGGATGATGTGCGCGCCATGGCCCTGGTCCTGACGGGCTGGACCCTGGATGAAGAACGCGGCACCGCCACCTTCGCCCCGCGCCGGCATCAGCCGGGGGAGAAGGTCCTACTGGGTCAGCGCATCCCGGAAAGCGGGATCGCAGAGGCCGCCGCCGCCATCGACATGCTGTGCGCCCACCCGGCCACCGCCAACCATGTGGCGCAAAGGCTGGCCCGGCATTTCATCGCCGATAATCCGCCGCCCGCCGCCGTCACCGCGCTGGCCAAGGCCTTCCGCGATAGCCGGGGCGATCTGGCCCATGTCACGGCAACGCTGGTGAAGATGGATGCCGCCTGGGCGCAGCCGCTGGCCAAGATGCGCAGCCCCAATGATTTCATCACTGCCACCTTGCGCGCCAGTGCGGCGGAGATACCGGACGACCGGATCGTCAATGCGATGAACCTGCTGGGCCAGATGCCCTTTGCCGCCCCCTCACCCGCCGGCTGGCCCGACAAGGCCGCCGACTGGACCGGACCGGACGCCATCCTGCGCCGGATCGACTGGTCGCTGGCCTTCGGGCAGCGGGTCGGCGCGAAGCTGGATGCAAGAAGCTTTATCGATACGGCGCTGGGCGATCTGGCGGATGACGGCCTGCGCCAGGCCGTGGCCCGCGCACCAAGCCCGGCAGAGGCGCTGGGCCTGGTTCTGTCTTCCCCCGCCTTTCAACGGAGGTGA
- a CDS encoding periplasmic heavy metal sensor, whose product MKRSTLILSVLLVLSAAGNLAVLGIFAGHWLRGGSAGGGPPSSVERLMGLVPEPLRPEIDQAMRPKDEEVKAQMEAFRAARRAVTETLRQRPFDAAAAEAALADLRQVTGRAQERLHRTIVERMAAAQAAGTLPPPPQRGGKGKPDKDGPHHPPPPPPGN is encoded by the coding sequence ATGAAACGCTCGACCCTGATCCTGTCCGTCCTGCTGGTACTGTCTGCCGCCGGCAATCTGGCCGTGCTGGGCATCTTTGCCGGACATTGGCTGCGCGGCGGGAGCGCTGGTGGTGGCCCGCCCAGCAGCGTGGAACGGCTGATGGGACTGGTGCCGGAGCCGCTGCGCCCGGAAATTGATCAGGCCATGCGCCCGAAGGATGAGGAAGTGAAGGCGCAGATGGAGGCGTTTCGCGCCGCCCGCCGCGCCGTGACCGAAACGCTGCGCCAGCGCCCCTTCGATGCCGCCGCCGCTGAGGCAGCCCTGGCCGACCTTCGCCAAGTCACAGGCCGGGCGCAGGAACGTCTGCACCGTACGATTGTTGAGCGGATGGCGGCGGCCCAGGCTGCCGGCACTCTGCCCCCACCGCCCCAGCGCGGGGGCAAGGGCAAGCCGGACAAGGATGGGCCGCACCATCCGCCGCCGCCGCCACCGGGGAACTGA
- a CDS encoding RNA polymerase sigma factor yields the protein MTMTASLSRRRVVGTDAPPPDGTGALARGRQDVILDDAGEPDEALVTKVAAGDRRAYGLLVDRHLDRTVTIARRILNNQADAEDVAQEAFLRLWRHADRFDPTAARFGTWFYRITTNLCLDQTRRTPMAPLEAAGDPVDPGMDQERSLSDQRTRQAVAAAVADLPDRLRAAVTLTYDGGLSNAEAAKALDVSVKALESLLVRARRALREKLAGWGT from the coding sequence ATGACGATGACGGCCAGCCTGTCGAGACGTAGAGTGGTGGGGACGGATGCGCCGCCCCCCGATGGGACCGGCGCATTGGCGCGCGGCAGGCAGGACGTTATTTTGGATGATGCGGGCGAACCGGACGAGGCGTTGGTGACAAAGGTCGCGGCGGGCGACCGGCGGGCCTATGGTCTGCTGGTCGACCGCCATCTGGACCGCACGGTCACCATCGCCCGCCGTATCCTGAACAATCAGGCCGATGCCGAGGATGTGGCACAGGAGGCGTTCCTGCGGCTTTGGCGCCATGCGGACCGGTTCGATCCGACGGCGGCGCGGTTCGGCACCTGGTTCTACCGGATCACGACAAACCTGTGCCTGGACCAGACGCGCCGGACCCCCATGGCACCGCTGGAGGCGGCGGGCGATCCCGTTGATCCCGGCATGGACCAGGAACGGTCCCTGTCGGACCAGCGCACAAGACAGGCTGTAGCCGCCGCCGTCGCCGATCTGCCAGACCGGCTGCGGGCCGCCGTGACGCTGACATATGATGGCGGCCTGTCGAATGCGGAGGCCGCCAAGGCGCTGGATGTCAGCGTCAAGGCCCTGGAAAGCCTGCTGGTCCGCGCGCGCCGCGCGTTGCGGGAAAAGCTGGCAGGATGGGGCACATGA
- a CDS encoding EF-hand domain-containing protein, producing MTHRTFAALAVSALLATPLTAFAQQMGPADGPRGPGRAEMLAKYDTNKDGKLDDTERAAIKADRFKALDKDGDGKVKRADFPAAVEAAREKARQDHELAMFDKMDTDKDGTVTAAEFAAFKPARDDDHRGHKRDGK from the coding sequence ATGACCCACCGCACCTTTGCCGCCCTGGCCGTTTCGGCCCTGCTGGCCACCCCGCTGACCGCCTTTGCCCAGCAGATGGGCCCCGCCGACGGCCCCCGTGGACCGGGCCGGGCAGAGATGCTGGCCAAGTATGACACCAACAAGGATGGCAAGCTGGACGATACCGAGCGCGCTGCCATCAAGGCTGACCGTTTCAAGGCGCTGGATAAGGATGGCGACGGCAAGGTAAAGCGGGCTGACTTCCCCGCCGCAGTCGAAGCTGCCCGTGAAAAGGCCCGCCAGGACCATGAACTGGCAATGTTCGATAAGATGGACACCGACAAGGACGGCACCGTGACCGCTGCCGAATTCGCGGCCTTCAAGCCGGCGCGTGATGACGACCATCGCGGCCATAAGCGCGACGGCAAGTAA
- a CDS encoding metallophosphoesterase family protein: MRIAVISDVHGNLGALTAVLADIDRQGVDQVVDLGDKLSGPLYPAETADLMRSRDILHIAGNHERQLLELPVAKMGMSDRLAHEALTPAHRDWLTSLPAQREMAGGEVWLCHGTPASDLIYFLEELGDWGSRPAAVALVAERAGDIQAPVILCGHSHVQRGVRLPDGRLVVNPGSVGLQAYLDDFRFPHRNEMGSPHARYCLLDRARGTWAVTMVEVAYDWDAAADLAASRGADGWALSLRTGRAG; the protein is encoded by the coding sequence ATGCGTATCGCCGTCATTTCCGATGTTCACGGCAATCTGGGCGCTCTGACTGCCGTCCTGGCCGATATTGACCGGCAGGGCGTGGATCAGGTGGTGGATCTGGGCGACAAGCTGTCAGGCCCCCTGTACCCCGCCGAAACCGCCGACCTGATGAGGAGCCGCGACATCCTGCATATCGCCGGCAATCATGAACGCCAGTTGCTGGAACTGCCTGTTGCAAAGATGGGCATGTCGGATCGGCTGGCGCATGAGGCGCTGACGCCGGCGCACCGGGACTGGCTGACCAGCCTACCGGCACAGCGGGAGATGGCGGGCGGCGAGGTCTGGCTCTGCCATGGCACGCCCGCTTCAGACCTGATCTATTTCCTTGAGGAATTGGGCGACTGGGGCAGTCGCCCCGCCGCTGTCGCCCTGGTTGCCGAGCGGGCCGGGGACATCCAGGCGCCGGTTATCCTGTGCGGCCATTCCCATGTTCAACGCGGGGTGCGCCTGCCCGACGGGCGGCTGGTGGTCAATCCCGGTTCGGTGGGCTTGCAGGCCTACCTAGATGATTTCCGGTTCCCCCACCGCAATGAGATGGGCAGCCCGCACGCCCGTTATTGCCTGTTGGACCGGGCGCGCGGTACCTGGGCGGTGACCATGGTGGAGGTTGCTTATGACTGGGATGCCGCTGCCGATCTGGCGGCTTCCCGTGGTGCCGACGGCTGGGCCTTGTCCCTGCGCACGGGCCGGGCGGGGTGA
- a CDS encoding class I SAM-dependent methyltransferase, whose translation MNPHVPDSDGSYLYYDSDYPWPEDLAADPSLHASALRQGILHDVPHYLGLANELAALLGRAPKLLELACGTGRLSIPLAREGFSVAGLDASPTMLAGLARRLEREGPEVTARVTAAQGDLLQLDMPVKDHDLVIMGFNILMLLADFEAQIIALEKVRDHLAPGGILALDVVNPLVMPLGATQAPEVSYSRVNRRTGNLYTKFALVGTLDEREVQRNYGWYDEVVPGGAVRRTHYHFDWRPLFRFELELMLRLTGFNPIRVDGDFQGTPFDVGAAKIVVVARRV comes from the coding sequence ATGAACCCGCATGTGCCCGACAGCGACGGCAGTTATCTCTATTACGACAGCGACTACCCCTGGCCGGAGGATCTGGCGGCGGACCCGTCGCTGCACGCCTCTGCCCTGCGGCAGGGCATTTTGCATGACGTGCCGCATTATCTTGGTCTGGCCAACGAACTGGCCGCCCTGCTGGGCCGGGCGCCCAAACTGCTGGAACTGGCCTGCGGCACCGGCCGGCTGTCGATACCGCTGGCGCGGGAAGGTTTCTCGGTTGCAGGGCTGGACGCATCCCCCACAATGCTGGCGGGGCTTGCCCGCCGGCTGGAGCGCGAAGGACCGGAGGTCACGGCGCGGGTGACGGCTGCGCAGGGGGACCTGCTGCAACTAGACATGCCGGTGAAGGACCATGACTTGGTCATCATGGGCTTCAATATCCTGATGCTGCTAGCCGATTTTGAGGCACAGATCATCGCTCTGGAAAAGGTGCGCGATCACTTGGCACCGGGTGGCATTCTGGCGCTGGATGTGGTGAACCCGCTGGTCATGCCGCTGGGCGCCACCCAGGCGCCGGAGGTCAGCTACAGCCGGGTGAACCGACGCACCGGCAATCTCTATACGAAGTTCGCTCTGGTCGGCACCCTGGATGAACGGGAGGTGCAGCGCAATTACGGCTGGTATGATGAGGTGGTGCCCGGCGGCGCCGTCCGCCGCACCCATTACCATTTCGACTGGCGGCCCCTGTTCCGGTTCGAACTGGAACTGATGTTGCGCCTTACCGGGTTCAACCCGATCCGCGTGGATGGTGATTTCCAGGGGACGCCGTTCGATGTCGGCGCCGCCAAGATCGTGGTGGTAGCGCGGCGGGTGTGA